In the Telopea speciosissima isolate NSW1024214 ecotype Mountain lineage chromosome 2, Tspe_v1, whole genome shotgun sequence genome, one interval contains:
- the LOC122651580 gene encoding uncharacterized protein LOC122651580, protein MAFNYWASSLHSRPLPPIISVPKCRLFLLNPYSSSPCLPTGKQLSVSFKAAAQSEGTEGGVTEDPPSFSGSFSSARTQLDLLEQLTSTSSLSDGYESGGDYQRPTIRDQLSQLVGDREGEEFSIPLGKNLKTATAKFLTISQKRNIKRQAYLNEVSRRNDSVFFATIGAFVLLPPVLILGVAVLTGYVQLFP, encoded by the exons ATGGCATTCAATTATTGGGCTTCTTCTCTCCACTCAAGGCCTTTACCCCCTATAATTTCGGTTCCAAAATGCAgactttttcttcttaatcCCTACTCTAGCTCTCCATGCCTACCAACGGGAAAACAGCTCTCCGTTTCTTTTAAGGCAGCTGCTCAATCTGAAGGAACAGAGGGAGGAGTAACAGAGGACCCTCCAAGTTTCTCAG GTTCTTTCTCTTCTGCACGGACTCAGCTAGATCTCTTGGAACAACTGACATCCACCAGCTCCTTGAGTGATG GTTATGAGAGTGGTGGCGATTATCAGCGACCAACAATTCGTGATCAGCTCTCTCAGCTGGTTGGAGACAGAGAAGGTGAGGAGTTCAGCATACCGTTAGGTAAGAATCTAAAGACGGCGACTGCAAAGTTTTTAACTATCTCACAGAAGAGGAACATCAAAAGACAGGCTTACTTGAATGAAGTGTCTCGAAGAAATGATAGTGTTTTCTTTGCCACAATTGGAGCATTTGTACTTCTTCCACCGGTTCTTATATTAGGGGTAGCTGTATTAACTGGTTATGTGCAGCTTTTTCCATGA
- the LOC122651579 gene encoding cytochrome b561 domain-containing protein At4g18260-like → MKIFQKLVFLTIASSIVVLALLPSVSSSSEEKKPMSNHKRKTQNMQKLSPELSFEITVHGFLLWVSMGFLMPVGILIIRMSNKVKCGRRLKVIFYFHVILQILSVLLATAGAVMSIRNFENSFSNNHQRLGLALYGVIWMQVIVGFFRPQRGTKGRSVWYFAHWALGTGISLMGIINIYTGLRAYEKKTLNSTRLWTLLFTAEIFFIAFLYLLQDKWEYMQKQRVILGNETAMPTDPVISPTTNQKEMIVP, encoded by the exons TAGTTTTTCTTACCATTGCTTCCAGTATTGTTGTTCTTGCTCTTCTGCCATCTGTGAGTTCATCAAGTGAAGAGAAAAAACCCATGAGCAATCACAAGAGAAAAACTCAGAACATGCAAAAG TTGAGCCCTGAGCTTTCATTTGAAATTACAGTCCATGGCTTCCTCCTTTGGGTTTCAATGGGGTTCCTAATGCCTGTTGGAATCCTTATCATTAGAATGTCCAATAAAGTGAAATGTGGGAGAAGGCTCAAGGTTATCTTCTATTTCCATGTTATTTTGCAG ATACTTTCAGTACTCCTTGCCACAGCTGGAGCAGTCATGTCCATCAGAAATTTTGAGAACTCCTTCAGTAACAACCATCAAAGATTAGGCTTGGCTCTTTATGGTGTCATATGGATGCAAGTCAtagttggatttttcaggcctcAAAG AGGAACTAAAGGAAGAAGTGTGTGGTATTTTGCTCACTGGGCACTTGGAACTGGAATTTCTTTGATGGGgatcatcaacatatatacTGGGCTACGAGCCTACGAGAAGAAGACATTGAATAGTACAAGACTTTGGACTTTACTTTTCACTGCTGAGATATTCTTCATTGCTTTCCTCTATCTGTTACAAGACAAGTGGGAATATATGCAAAAGCAAAGAGTAATTTTAGGTAATGAAACCGCCATGCCCACTGATCCAGTAATTTCTCCAACAACCAACCAAAAGGAAATGATTGTGCCTTGA